A single window of Cetobacterium sp. 8H DNA harbors:
- a CDS encoding DUF2577 family protein — MKSNKIKYKKAINDLAWLLITRNNKNWMGAITGEVVKAPPNLEVKIDPKITLKTKNIVISEEKISTYTREFKSWGNVDEIVINGEIETTSSNTEGGPGPHKHQHGIISGTLKGKGTFKLSGTNEWTDDLKVGDMVLLVPTNEHEIFYLVDKVVRADATK; from the coding sequence ATGAAGAGTAATAAAATTAAATACAAAAAAGCCATAAATGATTTAGCATGGCTTTTGATAACTAGAAATAATAAAAATTGGATGGGAGCTATTACAGGCGAAGTAGTAAAAGCTCCACCTAATTTAGAGGTGAAAATAGATCCTAAGATAACTTTAAAAACTAAAAACATAGTTATATCAGAAGAAAAGATATCAACATATACTAGAGAGTTTAAATCATGGGGGAATGTAGATGAGATAGTTATAAATGGAGAGATAGAAACAACTTCATCAAATACTGAAGGAGGACCAGGGCCACATAAACATCAGCATGGAATAATCTCAGGAACTTTAAAAGGGAAAGGTACATTTAAACTGAGTGGAACAAATGAATGGACAGATGATTTAAAAGTTGGAGATATGGTATTACTAGTTCCAACAAATGAACATGAAATTTTTTACTTAGTAGATAAGGTGGTGAGAGCTGATGCTACCAAGTAG
- a CDS encoding baseplate J/gp47 family protein, with amino-acid sequence MDSEKINEITERMASRISFNTEIGSFARDILRAVAVEMAMEENLYSDDLNTRFIDTATGIDLDMCVRDKGKERIEAISATGEVKIIGANGTIIKKGTIVTNSSNEYRTIEEKEIVNVSTFIKIEAVEAGEKGNCEVGEITKFKEEYIGLTSVTNLTKISGGRNQETDDELKARVSRYIQYPPISWNQYYFEDKAKEIAEVDKVKCIPCWNGRGTVRLIVTEKTNPIATEEVKNKIKDLIDNEIISDINLTVDSVVINNIALDFEAELNTDYLESEAKEEIKAALNEFLFKNIFKERILYFEIASIINNCKSIEKLSDLKINGIKDDLVIEPDKLCRVNTITIGGIN; translated from the coding sequence GTGGATAGTGAAAAGATAAATGAAATAACAGAAAGAATGGCCAGTAGAATATCTTTTAATACTGAGATAGGAAGTTTTGCAAGGGATATACTAAGAGCTGTAGCAGTTGAAATGGCTATGGAAGAAAATTTATATAGTGATGATTTAAATACTAGGTTTATCGATACAGCTACAGGAATAGATTTAGATATGTGTGTCAGGGATAAAGGAAAAGAAAGAATAGAAGCTATATCAGCTACAGGAGAAGTTAAAATAATTGGAGCTAATGGAACTATAATAAAAAAGGGAACTATAGTTACAAATTCATCTAATGAATATAGAACAATTGAAGAAAAAGAGATAGTTAATGTATCTACTTTTATAAAGATTGAAGCTGTAGAAGCAGGAGAAAAAGGTAATTGTGAAGTTGGAGAGATAACAAAATTTAAAGAGGAGTATATTGGATTAACTTCAGTAACAAATTTAACTAAAATATCTGGAGGAAGAAATCAAGAGACAGATGATGAATTAAAAGCTAGAGTTTCAAGATATATTCAATATCCACCTATATCATGGAATCAATATTACTTTGAGGATAAAGCTAAAGAGATAGCTGAAGTTGATAAGGTTAAATGTATTCCATGTTGGAATGGAAGAGGTACAGTAAGGTTAATTGTAACTGAAAAAACTAATCCAATAGCAACTGAAGAAGTGAAAAATAAGATAAAAGATTTAATTGATAATGAGATTATATCAGATATCAATTTAACAGTAGATTCAGTAGTTATTAATAATATAGCTTTAGATTTTGAAGCAGAATTAAATACTGACTATTTAGAGAGTGAAGCAAAAGAAGAGATAAAGGCAGCATTAAATGAATTCCTTTTTAAGAATATTTTTAAAGAAAGAATTTTATATTTTGAGATAGCTTCAATTATAAATAACTGTAAAAGCATTGAGAAACTATCAGACTTAAAAATAAATGGGATTAAAGATGATTTAGTAATAGAGCCTGATAAATTATGCAGAGTAAATACAATAACAATAGGAGGAATTAATTAA
- a CDS encoding phage virion morphogenesis protein, which yields MGVKLKVDYIKKRLKKIVKNMQDLSPVMKYIGNDMLNETIDNFDKEQSYDGVKWRKSKRALKEGGKTLQKTGRLKNSIKYKSSAKRAIVGTNVIYAKTMQEGFNDTPKEKRVTIKAHKRKIYKKTKSGRKSKKGTRVMVKAHQRRVKVPWGVIPAYRYMGITKKQEEKYTQKVKNHILNGG from the coding sequence ATGGGAGTAAAGCTAAAAGTTGATTATATAAAAAAGCGATTGAAAAAGATTGTGAAGAATATGCAAGACTTATCACCAGTAATGAAATATATAGGAAACGATATGTTAAATGAAACTATAGATAACTTTGATAAAGAACAAAGCTATGATGGTGTAAAGTGGAGAAAGTCAAAAAGAGCATTAAAAGAAGGTGGAAAAACTCTTCAGAAGACAGGAAGATTAAAGAATTCAATTAAATATAAAAGTTCAGCTAAAAGAGCAATAGTTGGAACTAATGTTATATATGCTAAAACAATGCAAGAGGGATTTAATGACACTCCAAAGGAAAAAAGAGTAACTATAAAAGCTCATAAGAGAAAGATTTATAAAAAGACTAAGAGTGGAAGAAAAAGTAAAAAAGGAACTAGAGTAATGGTTAAAGCACATCAAAGAAGAGTTAAAGTTCCTTGGGGTGTAATACCTGCATATAGATATATGGGTATAACAAAAAAACAAGAAGAGAAATATACACAAAAAGTTAAGAATCATATTTTAAATGGAGGATAA
- a CDS encoding phage tail tape measure protein — MDKIASETLRIEVVATSKGEKEVGILENKIDKLGKTSGYSSQEIEKIYKSTQKAAKGTKKAKEETNYFIDKLKEYSQIAAVIAGIKLATNEFVSFDNVLRRLKATTGASYLEMRMLEYQARKLGKSTEWSAQDSAEAQLAFSKAGFTVAQSLGAMTGVLNTATVGELGLAEAAELVGGTLRTFKMDASEATRVGDMLAKTADITSTDVRGLGESIKEVGGDTRLFGLDLSQTLGILGSLGNEMLKGGRAGNSLRAALSALKNSDKRELLAKYKVDVVDDKGKFKNFIDIAKDMKVKLKVVSEVERADVLNKVFGEEGGRAVTRIMNLDMSDLDKLNSTIANSEGYAKDFANTLNGGLGGALKGLKSMLGEVAIAYGQFLEPSLITLTYLATEAAGAIAGFGNWLNSGSYLASALGFAITGVTTGLVVYKGVLMATTLWTKATALATGGLAAVQKILKTAFLVSAISGGGLNTVLGVMNVLLTPITGTVLGVAAAIAGVGMGFVFLYKKVEWFKKAIDPLLEKIKSLVNWMAKLKFVQKGIEAAKKVKDTVLHGGATKPQEEQMDKEIDDYLEKQRLLLGEGKVEQSEVNNTSYSISNSKKSKEIQHNGFYLRGDKNGEGRMAKLMTSNPKLDENGNIIIDKTSNTTIDKSYKYTNNRNKSEVNNKVDKSITNNKSNVFNKNTLNDNKESFEEKILSLLENIKNGIVNIKNGHTISVVIPPELSGDELIIRMVEDLKVAILNLQGA, encoded by the coding sequence GTGGATAAAATAGCAAGTGAAACTTTAAGAATAGAAGTAGTTGCAACCTCTAAAGGTGAAAAAGAGGTTGGAATATTAGAAAATAAAATAGATAAGCTAGGAAAGACCTCTGGATATAGTTCTCAAGAGATAGAGAAGATATATAAAAGTACTCAAAAGGCAGCTAAAGGAACTAAGAAAGCTAAGGAAGAAACTAATTATTTTATAGATAAATTAAAAGAGTATTCTCAGATAGCAGCAGTTATTGCAGGAATAAAATTAGCAACAAATGAGTTTGTAAGTTTTGATAATGTTCTAAGGAGATTAAAAGCAACAACAGGAGCTAGTTATTTAGAAATGAGAATGTTAGAGTACCAAGCTAGAAAATTAGGTAAAAGTACAGAATGGAGTGCTCAAGATTCAGCAGAAGCACAATTAGCATTTTCAAAAGCAGGATTTACAGTTGCACAATCTTTAGGAGCTATGACTGGAGTATTGAATACAGCAACAGTTGGAGAACTAGGATTAGCAGAGGCAGCTGAATTAGTAGGAGGTACATTAAGAACTTTTAAAATGGATGCTAGTGAAGCTACAAGAGTTGGAGATATGTTAGCAAAGACAGCAGATATAACTTCAACAGATGTAAGAGGACTAGGAGAATCTATAAAAGAGGTTGGTGGAGATACTAGGTTGTTTGGATTAGATTTAAGTCAAACATTAGGTATCTTAGGATCATTAGGAAATGAAATGTTAAAAGGTGGAAGAGCAGGTAATAGTTTAAGAGCTGCTTTATCAGCTTTAAAGAATTCAGATAAAAGAGAACTTCTAGCAAAATATAAAGTTGATGTTGTAGATGATAAAGGTAAATTTAAAAACTTTATAGATATAGCTAAAGATATGAAAGTTAAATTAAAAGTAGTTAGTGAAGTAGAAAGAGCAGATGTATTAAATAAAGTATTTGGAGAAGAGGGTGGAAGAGCAGTAACAAGGATAATGAACTTGGATATGAGTGATTTAGATAAGTTAAATTCTACTATAGCAAATTCAGAGGGATATGCTAAAGACTTTGCAAATACTTTAAATGGTGGATTAGGTGGAGCTTTAAAAGGTTTAAAATCTATGCTGGGAGAAGTAGCAATAGCTTATGGCCAATTCTTAGAGCCTTCTTTAATAACTTTAACTTACTTAGCTACAGAAGCAGCAGGAGCAATAGCAGGATTTGGAAATTGGTTGAATAGTGGAAGTTATTTAGCAAGTGCTTTAGGTTTTGCAATAACTGGTGTAACAACAGGATTAGTGGTTTATAAAGGTGTACTTATGGCCACAACTTTATGGACTAAAGCTACAGCATTGGCAACAGGTGGATTAGCAGCAGTTCAAAAGATATTAAAAACAGCATTTTTAGTATCAGCAATAAGTGGTGGTGGTTTAAATACAGTACTAGGAGTTATGAATGTTTTATTAACTCCAATAACAGGAACAGTATTAGGAGTGGCAGCAGCTATTGCAGGTGTTGGAATGGGATTTGTATTCCTATATAAAAAAGTTGAATGGTTTAAGAAAGCAATAGATCCATTATTAGAAAAAATAAAATCATTAGTTAATTGGATGGCTAAATTAAAGTTTGTTCAAAAAGGAATAGAAGCAGCTAAAAAAGTAAAAGATACAGTTTTACATGGTGGAGCAACTAAGCCACAAGAAGAGCAAATGGATAAAGAGATTGATGACTACCTTGAAAAACAAAGATTATTATTAGGAGAGGGGAAAGTAGAACAAAGTGAAGTTAACAATACTTCTTATAGTATTTCTAATAGTAAAAAATCTAAAGAGATACAGCATAATGGATTTTATTTAAGAGGAGATAAGAATGGTGAAGGTCGCATGGCCAAGCTAATGACATCAAATCCAAAATTAGATGAAAATGGAAATATTATTATAGATAAAACCTCAAATACAACCATTGATAAAAGTTATAAATATACTAATAATAGAAATAAGAGTGAGGTTAATAACAAAGTAGATAAAAGTATTACAAATAATAAAAGTAATGTTTTTAATAAAAATACATTAAATGACAATAAAGAATCATTTGAAGAGAAGATACTTAGCTTATTAGAAAATATAAAGAATGGAATAGTTAATATAAAAAATGGACATACCATATCTGTGGTAATTCCTCCAGAACTAAGTGGAGATGAGTTAATAATAAGAATGGTAGAGGATTTAAAAGTAGCTATTCTTAATTTACAAGGAGCTTAA
- a CDS encoding phage minor head protein, translating to MSSALVKSITQKLFEDIKLEESELTGELIERITKDVDVSSALNKIRRNVAGRELKLYSIDKEAEIETIESRFYDLKLNRILNHLITARYFGYALFEKVYNEDFSLKSLVPIPYKYVVYKDNKWILKVNSEEREINYLKYLLCINEWNPAEPKGKSILEDIRISFLDKDLLKKQMRRIAEKYGDVITVVAVDQRNTNEENEEVAKEIALVQGRDVVTVPIGNGVTLSDTIMHIRLSDLEPKIYTELEALEKEKIVQNILGSTLTMEASGKEGTGSRALGEVHQIGFQDVVQENCNFCADSLYQLIKDDSNFFGYDPKKYYWQLDKVLTKKELQEEKEREEKNKSLQLDNIKKVSELGYEIDLEIVSNVLGVNSHQIVKKPQIQPLALSEFSKNSNKNIANLKLQTAYELEEKFNEYLIDSSERFSSYISEQITHQIENFKEGDLEFRFNLDYSPLEDDMIISNLKGYLNSKTITTLIKTEEFNPFSLPFEEAIKSFNDKTSILYETIEQITEEVRANFNWLKKSNDLEVTDKIFKSLKKNLENGETFEQWKKDSTKHINKLGLGDNGHYLDVVYRTNIQSQYSIGHYKQQMEVVKEYPYWKYIIVGDDRTSDICNSLANTIKRYDNSFWSMYYPPNHYRCRSMVISLSKSDLEESGLTLTTKKFDLDVGTFKGNPGKTYWKNVSKLSKEKQENLTLWE from the coding sequence ATGTCATCTGCATTAGTTAAAAGTATAACTCAAAAATTGTTTGAAGATATAAAGCTTGAAGAAAGTGAACTTACAGGAGAGTTAATAGAGAGAATTACAAAAGATGTAGATGTATCATCAGCATTAAATAAGATAAGAAGAAATGTAGCAGGAAGAGAGTTAAAACTATATTCCATAGATAAAGAAGCTGAGATAGAAACTATAGAAAGTAGATTTTATGATTTAAAGCTAAATAGAATACTAAATCATTTAATAACAGCTAGATATTTTGGATATGCACTCTTTGAAAAGGTTTATAACGAAGATTTTTCTTTAAAATCTTTAGTGCCTATTCCATATAAGTATGTAGTTTATAAAGATAATAAATGGATATTAAAAGTAAATTCAGAGGAGAGAGAAATCAACTACTTAAAATATCTTTTATGCATAAATGAATGGAATCCTGCAGAGCCAAAAGGTAAGAGTATTTTAGAAGATATTAGGATCTCATTTTTAGATAAAGATTTATTGAAGAAACAAATGAGAAGAATAGCTGAAAAATATGGGGATGTAATAACAGTAGTTGCAGTAGACCAAAGAAACACTAATGAAGAGAATGAGGAAGTAGCAAAAGAGATAGCATTAGTTCAAGGGAGGGATGTTGTAACTGTTCCTATAGGTAATGGAGTTACATTATCAGATACTATTATGCATATTAGATTATCTGATTTAGAACCAAAGATATATACAGAACTAGAAGCCTTAGAAAAGGAAAAGATAGTTCAAAATATATTGGGTTCTACTTTAACAATGGAAGCTAGTGGAAAAGAAGGGACAGGAAGTAGAGCATTAGGAGAAGTACATCAAATAGGTTTTCAAGATGTAGTTCAAGAGAATTGTAACTTCTGTGCAGACTCTTTATATCAACTTATAAAAGATGATTCTAACTTCTTTGGATATGATCCTAAAAAGTATTATTGGCAACTAGATAAAGTTCTAACAAAGAAAGAACTCCAGGAAGAAAAGGAGAGAGAAGAAAAAAATAAAAGTTTGCAATTGGATAATATAAAAAAGGTATCAGAATTAGGCTATGAAATTGATTTAGAGATAGTTTCAAATGTTTTGGGTGTAAATAGTCATCAAATAGTAAAGAAACCTCAAATTCAGCCTTTAGCATTGTCAGAGTTCTCAAAAAACTCTAATAAGAACATTGCTAATTTAAAACTTCAGACAGCATATGAATTAGAAGAAAAATTTAATGAATATCTTATAGATTCAAGTGAAAGGTTTTCAAGTTATATAAGTGAGCAGATAACACATCAAATAGAAAATTTTAAAGAGGGAGATTTAGAGTTTAGATTTAATTTAGATTACAGTCCATTAGAAGATGACATGATTATATCTAATTTAAAAGGATACCTAAATTCTAAAACCATTACAACTTTAATAAAAACTGAAGAGTTCAATCCTTTTAGTCTACCATTTGAGGAAGCTATAAAGAGTTTCAATGATAAGACATCTATTTTATATGAAACTATAGAGCAGATAACAGAAGAAGTAAGAGCCAATTTCAATTGGTTAAAGAAATCAAATGATTTAGAAGTTACAGATAAGATATTTAAATCTCTTAAAAAGAACTTAGAAAATGGAGAAACTTTTGAACAATGGAAAAAAGACTCAACAAAGCATATTAATAAGCTAGGTTTAGGAGATAATGGCCATTACTTAGATGTTGTTTATAGAACTAATATTCAGAGCCAATATTCAATAGGGCATTATAAGCAACAAATGGAAGTTGTAAAAGAGTATCCATATTGGAAATATATAATAGTTGGTGATGATAGAACTTCAGATATTTGTAATAGCTTAGCTAATACTATAAAGAGGTATGATAATTCTTTTTGGAGTATGTACTATCCACCTAATCATTATAGATGTAGATCAATGGTTATATCTTTAAGTAAGAGTGATTTAGAAGAATCAGGATTAACATTAACAACTAAAAAATTTGATTTAGATGTTGGAACTTTCAAAGGTAATCCAGGGAAAACTTACTGGAAAAATGTTTCTAAATTATCTAAAGAGAAACAGGAGAATTTAACATTATGGGAGTAA
- a CDS encoding major capsid protein, with amino-acid sequence MAVPKNEIERIRFFAGLLVAAQVNIDTPYLKFVRGRKLGPSPTREIDYRSVATKRQAASLLGFRKIEGQTIRQVGFDEYRLTPGIISQSEVITASDAGLMSLRDSVIYVNKTQLDAEETIYRDKAYNIKTPIELRKNIMVAQLIHDGKYTSCEGRKIEFPIRAVDTLDYTAHGNFLVNYKKQLRAFIKENGKRPDAVIVGEKIVDELLRDKIFMDEVYKLGLAGFDQDQKDVVIARVLGTQLQEEAPAYDPDLEIDSATGNRITFINTERLHEAYGGLEVLVGKSPKIVASEYVGYEDIDTKNQSVEFIGKTAYSPVLSDPNAIWRIEVDLPTPTVLKTLSEVNEKEVQAEGEAQETDGTGKGKKGK; translated from the coding sequence ATGGCAGTACCAAAGAATGAGATAGAGAGAATTAGATTTTTCGCAGGATTATTAGTGGCAGCACAAGTGAATATAGATACACCATATTTAAAATTTGTAAGAGGTAGAAAACTTGGTCCTTCACCAACAAGGGAAATAGATTATAGAAGTGTGGCCACAAAGAGACAGGCAGCTAGTTTATTAGGATTTAGAAAGATTGAAGGACAAACTATAAGACAAGTTGGATTTGATGAATATAGATTAACACCAGGAATAATAAGCCAATCAGAAGTTATAACAGCTTCAGACGCAGGATTAATGTCATTAAGAGATTCAGTTATCTATGTTAATAAAACTCAATTGGATGCAGAGGAAACAATCTATAGAGATAAAGCATATAACATTAAAACACCTATTGAACTTAGAAAAAATATAATGGTTGCTCAATTAATCCATGATGGAAAGTACACATCATGTGAAGGTAGAAAGATTGAATTTCCTATTAGAGCAGTAGATACATTAGATTATACAGCTCATGGAAATTTCTTAGTTAATTATAAAAAGCAATTAAGAGCTTTCATAAAAGAAAATGGAAAAAGACCTGATGCAGTTATTGTAGGAGAAAAGATAGTAGATGAATTATTAAGAGATAAGATATTTATGGATGAGGTTTATAAGTTAGGTTTGGCAGGATTTGACCAAGATCAAAAAGATGTAGTTATAGCAAGAGTATTAGGAACACAGTTACAAGAAGAAGCACCTGCATATGATCCAGACTTAGAGATTGATTCAGCAACAGGAAATAGAATAACTTTTATTAATACAGAAAGACTTCATGAAGCATATGGAGGTTTAGAGGTATTAGTTGGAAAAAGTCCTAAGATAGTAGCTTCAGAATATGTTGGGTATGAGGATATTGATACTAAAAATCAATCAGTTGAATTTATAGGAAAAACAGCATATTCACCAGTATTATCTGATCCTAATGCTATTTGGAGAATAGAAGTAGATTTACCAACTCCAACAGTATTAAAAACTTTATCTGAAGTTAATGAAAAAGAGGTACAAGCAGAGGGAGAAGCACAGGAAACTGATGGAACAGGCAAAGGAAAAAAAGGGAAATAG
- a CDS encoding phage tail tube protein: MEFKPDQVVNGSWGKVYMNGRDIAELESFTMKMTYQSKDIKLYGGEIGTKNTGVKIEATLKLKKVYSTELQILKDVQSGKLNTYCNLNVQLDDPDGALGAEAVAIKDALFIGDIDLLSFTKDELVEREFKLAILKSNIEELESINDI; this comes from the coding sequence ATGGAGTTTAAACCAGATCAGGTAGTAAATGGATCGTGGGGAAAAGTATATATGAATGGTCGGGATATAGCAGAGCTAGAATCATTTACCATGAAGATGACTTACCAAAGTAAAGATATAAAACTGTATGGTGGAGAGATAGGAACAAAGAATACAGGAGTAAAGATAGAAGCTACATTAAAATTAAAAAAGGTATACTCAACAGAGCTACAGATTTTAAAAGATGTTCAAAGTGGAAAGCTAAATACTTACTGTAATTTGAATGTTCAATTAGATGATCCAGATGGAGCATTAGGAGCTGAAGCAGTAGCTATAAAAGATGCCTTATTTATAGGTGATATAGATTTACTATCATTTACAAAAGATGAATTAGTAGAAAGAGAATTTAAACTAGCAATACTTAAAAGCAATATAGAAGAGCTTGAAAGCATAAATGATATATAG
- a CDS encoding DUF2634 domain-containing protein yields the protein MLPSSYSKYKDVTKEIEDYQIKQEEEIKNIKVKEVQFDFEKGDFYFTGNEPKYLLTNKELVMQWVKKLFLTNRNSWNCYKKDLKYDFGLDIKKYVGKQLFPDLFHIELIKDDIYKSLLNHRLIKNIHYLQLVQVDEKMYCGFILELEDGAIEYEEVF from the coding sequence ATGCTACCAAGTAGCTATTCAAAGTATAAAGATGTAACTAAAGAGATAGAAGATTATCAAATTAAGCAAGAGGAAGAGATAAAGAATATAAAAGTCAAAGAGGTACAGTTTGATTTTGAAAAGGGAGATTTCTATTTTACAGGAAATGAGCCTAAGTATTTATTAACTAATAAAGAGTTAGTAATGCAATGGGTAAAGAAATTATTTTTAACTAATAGGAATAGTTGGAATTGTTATAAAAAAGATTTAAAGTATGACTTTGGATTAGATATAAAGAAATATGTTGGAAAGCAGTTATTTCCAGATCTATTCCATATTGAATTAATAAAAGATGATATTTATAAAAGTTTATTAAATCATAGACTTATAAAAAATATTCATTATCTTCAGTTAGTTCAAGTAGATGAAAAAATGTATTGTGGTTTTATATTAGAGTTAGAAGATGGAGCAATAGAGTATGAGGAGGTATTTTAG
- a CDS encoding phage tail sheath C-terminal domain-containing protein, with product MAKLNGGLPDFGMIFKEKAAVAVSGAVRGVLGILIPDDTSDKIKTVCLSSLDIKQNEWTEDNLLFIKSLAFLGNPFKVILYRVKIDLSNLQEVLKTVEKDEPNYFSIPIIPVVAKAKSGSTLKTDVESWLNNLRNEEGIKLGKEVSTIKLVTSCDVEPNKPYIIDYSSKQTHHVIAGLDNKVLTAQEYSLCIASLCAGVPLNASITNMNQPWLKSFKSSVANEDEEVAKGKVLTGYDGERYTILRGVTSFTEATDDKNVSFTKIRKMEIMDIHQKDIRNTFKSSYRGRYQNTYDNKRLLLGAINSYLSTFKKNGQLNPSYDNKMVIDLEAHRKFLLEKGTYKGKAITEEDIKKMSDYELARIDTDDKVFAYIPQYKPTDVMEDFYGEAII from the coding sequence ATGGCAAAGTTAAATGGAGGATTACCAGACTTTGGAATGATTTTTAAAGAGAAAGCAGCAGTTGCAGTATCTGGAGCAGTAAGAGGAGTATTAGGTATTTTAATTCCTGATGATACTTCAGATAAAATAAAGACGGTTTGTTTAAGCTCATTAGATATAAAGCAGAATGAATGGACAGAGGATAATTTATTATTTATAAAGTCTTTAGCTTTCTTAGGAAATCCATTTAAGGTAATCCTATATAGAGTAAAAATAGATTTATCAAATTTACAAGAAGTATTAAAAACAGTAGAAAAAGATGAGCCTAATTATTTTAGTATTCCAATTATTCCAGTTGTGGCCAAAGCAAAATCGGGCTCAACTTTAAAGACAGATGTAGAAAGCTGGTTAAATAACCTAAGGAATGAAGAAGGAATAAAATTGGGAAAAGAAGTCTCAACAATTAAATTGGTAACAAGTTGTGATGTAGAACCAAATAAACCATATATTATAGACTATTCATCTAAGCAAACACACCATGTAATTGCTGGATTAGATAATAAGGTTTTAACAGCTCAAGAGTATAGTTTATGTATAGCTTCATTATGTGCAGGAGTTCCATTAAATGCAAGTATCACAAATATGAATCAACCATGGTTAAAATCGTTTAAAAGTTCAGTTGCTAATGAGGATGAAGAGGTAGCAAAAGGAAAAGTATTAACTGGATATGATGGAGAAAGATATACAATTCTTAGAGGTGTAACATCATTTACAGAAGCTACAGATGATAAGAATGTAAGTTTCACAAAGATAAGAAAAATGGAGATAATGGACATTCACCAAAAAGATATAAGAAATACTTTTAAGAGTTCATATAGAGGAAGATATCAAAATACATATGATAACAAAAGGTTATTATTAGGAGCTATAAATAGTTACTTATCAACATTCAAAAAGAATGGCCAATTAAATCCAAGTTATGACAATAAAATGGTAATAGATTTAGAAGCACATAGAAAGTTTTTATTAGAGAAAGGTACATATAAAGGTAAAGCAATTACTGAAGAGGATATAAAGAAGATGTCAGACTATGAGTTAGCAAGAATAGATACAGATGATAAAGTTTTTGCATATATTCCACAATATAAACCAACTGATGTAATGGAAGATTTCTATGGAGAAGCAATAATATAG